Proteins encoded within one genomic window of Phototrophicus methaneseepsis:
- a CDS encoding CsbD family protein, translated as MAISDKWEQIKGQWKQFTGSVRERWGELTDDDVAEVNGELEQLEGKIQERYGIAREEARKQINEWLDEA; from the coding sequence ATGGCAATCAGTGATAAATGGGAACAGATCAAGGGACAATGGAAGCAATTCACCGGTAGCGTTCGTGAGCGCTGGGGCGAATTGACCGATGACGATGTCGCAGAAGTGAATGGTGAGCTGGAACAGCTTGAAGGCAAAATTCAGGAACGCTATGGCATCGCCCGTGAAGAAGCCCGCAAGCAGATCAACGAATGGCTTGACGAAGCTTAG
- a CDS encoding circularly permuted type 2 ATP-grasp protein, with protein sequence MSVLATLLERYNIHEYAFDETFDIDGRPRPQYRALVEKLAELSADELSYRQQASDATFLNQGITFTVYSDSQGTERTFPFDLLPRILTGHEWELIETGLTQRIYALNMFLHDIYHEGHIFKEKVIPYDLVASSRHYRREMRDVDVPLQTYVSICGTDLIRLPDGEFAVLEDNLRVPSGVSYMLANRQVTKNVFPTLFNNYGVRPVDQYAQALLSTLESLTPHLENPTVVLLTPGVFNSAYYEHTFLARQMGIELVEGRDLLVHDNVVYMRTTSGLKRVDIIYRRIDDDFLDALIFRPDSTLGVNGLFNAYRSGNVVLANAVGTGIADDKAVYAYVPDIIRFYLDEEPILQNVETYVLNDEKHREHVIANIDKMVVKAVGEAGGYGMLIGPHSTRQEQHDFVERINANPRNYIAQPTLALSVAPCFVDMQVEARHIDLRPFILSGQRTTIVPGGLTRVALRRGSLVVNSSQGGGSKDTWVLYE encoded by the coding sequence ATGTCGGTTTTAGCCACCTTACTAGAACGCTACAACATTCACGAATACGCCTTTGATGAGACGTTCGATATTGATGGGCGACCACGGCCTCAATACCGAGCACTGGTGGAAAAGCTCGCTGAACTCAGCGCTGATGAATTGTCTTACCGCCAGCAAGCCTCTGACGCAACATTCCTCAACCAGGGGATTACGTTCACGGTTTACAGCGATTCCCAAGGGACAGAGCGCACATTCCCATTTGATTTGCTGCCGCGCATCCTCACCGGGCACGAATGGGAACTCATCGAGACGGGTTTAACGCAGCGTATTTATGCGCTGAACATGTTTTTGCATGATATTTACCACGAAGGGCACATCTTTAAGGAAAAAGTCATTCCTTATGACCTCGTGGCTTCCAGCCGTCACTATCGCCGCGAAATGCGTGATGTGGATGTGCCGTTGCAGACGTATGTCTCTATCTGCGGCACCGACCTCATCCGCTTACCGGATGGTGAATTTGCTGTGCTGGAAGATAACCTGCGCGTACCTAGCGGCGTTTCGTATATGCTGGCAAACCGCCAGGTTACCAAAAACGTCTTCCCGACGTTGTTTAATAATTATGGCGTGCGCCCTGTGGACCAATACGCTCAGGCGCTTTTGAGTACGCTGGAATCGCTGACACCGCATCTTGAAAATCCAACTGTCGTCTTGCTGACGCCAGGTGTGTTCAACTCAGCTTATTATGAGCACACTTTCCTTGCTCGCCAGATGGGGATTGAACTTGTCGAAGGCCGTGATTTGCTCGTGCACGATAACGTCGTTTATATGCGCACGACCAGCGGCTTAAAGCGCGTTGATATTATTTATCGCCGTATTGATGATGATTTTCTGGATGCGCTCATCTTCCGGCCAGATTCTACACTGGGGGTAAACGGCCTCTTTAATGCCTATCGCTCTGGCAATGTCGTTCTGGCGAATGCGGTTGGTACAGGTATCGCCGATGACAAAGCGGTCTATGCTTATGTGCCGGATATCATCCGTTTTTACTTGGATGAAGAGCCGATTTTGCAAAATGTCGAGACGTATGTGCTCAACGATGAAAAGCATCGAGAGCACGTCATCGCCAATATTGATAAGATGGTCGTCAAGGCTGTGGGCGAGGCCGGCGGTTATGGCATGTTAATCGGGCCACACAGCACCCGGCAGGAACAACACGATTTTGTCGAGCGCATCAACGCTAACCCGCGTAATTACATCGCACAGCCGACGCTGGCACTTTCTGTTGCGCCTTGTTTTGTCGATATGCAGGTCGAAGCGCGTCATATCGACCTCAGGCCGTTTATCCTCAGCGGGCAGCGTACGACCATTGTACCCGGCGGCCTGACGCGCGTTGCATTGCGGCGCGGTTCCCTGGTCGTCAATTCATCACAGGGCGGCGGTAGTAAAGATACGTGGGTGCTCTATGAGTAA
- a CDS encoding alpha-E domain-containing protein, producing MSNQQTMLSRVADSLYWMSRYLERAEHTGRLLDVHLNSTLDAPKKEELARIHRLQQCLSVAPNGIDTTEGLLEHFTFAADDTTTIITNVTLARENARQIREQLSSEMWTQLNTLYLSVLAARSSGLWRSAPHDFYIMVKEGAHLFQGITDATMNHGQGWHFIQIGRYLERALNLLNLLYVHFQDETWLERGDVGTQRYFELVAILKSVTAFEAYCKVYNPNLQSRWIAEFLLFNEAFPRSLRFCVDTIQASLLTLADATQRNRGTRLYRASGRLQSSLSYDEISDITDLRAYISSVKEQLLDIHVMLYGTFVNYPIETAL from the coding sequence ATGAGTAATCAACAAACGATGCTCTCTCGTGTGGCGGATAGCCTCTATTGGATGAGCCGCTACCTGGAACGTGCTGAACACACCGGGCGTCTGTTGGATGTGCATCTGAATTCCACGTTGGACGCCCCTAAAAAAGAAGAACTGGCGCGTATTCACCGCTTACAACAGTGCCTTTCTGTGGCCCCCAATGGTATTGATACGACTGAGGGCCTGTTGGAGCACTTCACATTTGCGGCAGATGACACGACGACGATCATCACCAACGTGACGCTCGCTCGTGAAAACGCCCGCCAGATCCGTGAACAACTCAGTTCTGAGATGTGGACGCAGTTGAATACGCTTTACCTGAGTGTATTAGCGGCGCGGTCCAGCGGGCTGTGGCGCTCTGCACCGCATGATTTCTATATTATGGTCAAAGAAGGGGCGCATCTGTTCCAGGGGATTACGGATGCTACCATGAATCACGGGCAGGGTTGGCACTTCATCCAGATTGGGCGCTACCTGGAACGCGCGCTCAATTTGCTGAACCTGCTTTATGTCCATTTCCAGGATGAAACCTGGTTAGAACGTGGCGATGTCGGTACGCAGCGCTATTTTGAACTCGTCGCGATTCTGAAATCCGTCACAGCTTTTGAAGCGTACTGTAAAGTCTATAATCCGAACTTGCAGTCGCGCTGGATTGCGGAATTCTTGCTCTTTAACGAGGCATTCCCCCGTTCGCTGCGCTTTTGTGTGGATACAATCCAGGCTTCTTTGCTGACCCTGGCAGATGCGACTCAGCGCAATCGTGGGACGCGCCTATATCGTGCTTCTGGCAGGTTGCAGTCCAGCCTCAGTTATGATGAGATCAGTGACATTACGGATTTACGCGCTTATATCAGCAGTGTTAAAGAACAACTACTGGATATTCACGTCATGCTATACGGTACTTTTGTCAACTATCCCATTGAAACAGCACTCTAA
- a CDS encoding transglutaminase family protein, whose translation MYYAVSHLTIYKYSAPVTDSVMELRVQPRTDDIQRCVRFNLDVRPKATSSMHRDYLGNIIHNFDVPSAHERLALKAESVVEIGIVPEVPDSMDESAWEALDAATASDRDLYDMLLPGQFTKSTALLEQFAKEIDWRRRGDPLSLVRELTAAIYNAFDYESHVTRVDSPIDVALAARGGVCQDFTHIMLTLTRQLGIPSRYVSGYLFHRDDRSDEDASHAWVECWLPGLGWIGLDPTNNLIVGDRHIRVTVAQDYATAAPSKGVFKGGAETELEVRVMVAKLDTVPVEESTLAPDMILPQFGYATESQQQQQQ comes from the coding sequence ATGTATTATGCCGTCTCTCACCTCACTATCTACAAATACAGCGCGCCCGTTACGGATAGCGTAATGGAATTACGCGTGCAGCCGCGCACAGATGATATTCAGCGGTGCGTGCGTTTTAACCTGGATGTACGCCCTAAGGCGACATCTTCTATGCATCGCGATTACCTGGGGAACATCATTCATAACTTTGATGTCCCCTCAGCGCATGAGCGGCTGGCCCTTAAAGCGGAATCCGTCGTCGAGATTGGCATCGTGCCAGAGGTTCCCGATTCGATGGATGAAAGCGCCTGGGAAGCGCTTGATGCTGCAACAGCGAGTGATCGCGATTTGTATGACATGCTCCTGCCAGGGCAATTTACAAAATCGACAGCGCTGTTAGAACAATTCGCCAAAGAGATTGACTGGCGGCGACGTGGTGATCCTCTCTCGCTCGTTCGGGAGCTGACGGCGGCGATTTATAATGCCTTCGACTATGAATCCCATGTGACGCGGGTTGATTCCCCTATTGATGTGGCACTGGCGGCACGCGGTGGCGTTTGCCAGGATTTCACCCATATCATGCTCACGCTGACGCGCCAATTGGGTATTCCGAGCCGCTATGTGAGCGGCTACCTGTTTCACCGGGATGATCGCTCCGACGAGGATGCTTCTCATGCTTGGGTAGAGTGTTGGCTGCCCGGCCTGGGATGGATTGGCTTGGACCCGACGAATAACCTCATTGTTGGCGACCGCCACATCCGCGTCACTGTCGCGCAGGATTATGCGACAGCAGCACCTTCTAAGGGTGTGTTTAAAGGCGGTGCTGAAACAGAACTAGAGGTGCGCGTGATGGTTGCCAAGCTCGATACGGTCCCTGTTGAGGAGAGCACACTTGCGCCGGATATGATCTTGCCTCAGTTTGGTTACGCCACAGAATCTCAGCAACAGCAGCAGCAATAG
- a CDS encoding LacI family DNA-binding transcriptional regulator: MPTLRDVAEYADVSLGTASRALNNKNNVLPETRSRVLRAASDLGYKLQIRVPSAVTSKLNTIGVIVKRDPRDILEVDQFSYGVLSGIEDECRRLGLNAMFSTVPVDIYSHALDTSPILNEPSVDGLVIVGAVFDDAELCDQLPRKMPIVFVDGAACCKQFDSVLVDNYTSAYDMVSYLISKGHQKIALIGSALQDNEHPSIRARRLGYQQALRDHDLYNPAYMVKSSLLKHIARESTRDLLNEYPDVTAIFACIDLIAFEIMEEIKDMGLSVPDDISVVGFDDVASAAKTIPSLTTVHVDRALMGVLAVRRLYDRATSMDGVSVKTVIGTRMILRDSVKSRVLSKKQHIDRC; this comes from the coding sequence GTGCCGACTTTGCGCGATGTAGCAGAATATGCGGACGTCTCCTTAGGGACGGCATCACGCGCACTCAATAACAAGAATAACGTCCTCCCGGAAACGCGTTCTCGTGTGTTACGCGCGGCTTCAGACCTCGGTTATAAGCTCCAAATTCGTGTTCCTTCTGCGGTGACTAGCAAGCTAAATACCATCGGCGTGATCGTCAAACGCGATCCGCGTGACATCCTTGAAGTAGATCAATTTAGTTATGGCGTCCTTTCCGGCATTGAAGATGAATGCCGCCGATTGGGGCTGAATGCGATGTTTTCCACAGTGCCGGTTGATATTTACAGCCATGCACTGGATACATCTCCCATCCTCAACGAGCCTTCAGTTGATGGGCTGGTCATTGTTGGGGCTGTCTTTGACGATGCCGAATTGTGCGACCAGCTACCCCGCAAGATGCCTATTGTCTTTGTGGATGGGGCTGCTTGCTGCAAACAATTTGATTCTGTACTTGTTGATAACTACACCAGCGCTTATGACATGGTGTCCTATCTCATCTCAAAAGGCCACCAGAAGATCGCCCTCATCGGTAGTGCCCTGCAAGACAATGAGCATCCCAGCATTCGCGCACGTCGCCTTGGGTATCAGCAGGCCCTGCGCGATCACGATCTATACAATCCCGCCTATATGGTGAAGAGCTCACTTTTAAAGCATATTGCTCGTGAGAGCACGCGCGACCTCCTCAATGAATACCCGGACGTCACGGCCATCTTTGCCTGTATCGACCTGATTGCTTTTGAAATCATGGAAGAAATTAAGGATATGGGCTTATCTGTACCGGATGATATTTCCGTGGTGGGCTTTGATGATGTCGCCTCCGCCGCCAAGACGATTCCTTCATTGACGACGGTCCACGTGGATCGTGCCCTGATGGGCGTATTAGCGGTGCGGCGTTTATATGACCGAGCGACCAGTATGGACGGTGTGTCCGTCAAGACGGTCATCGGCACGCGCATGATCTTGCGCGATAGTGTGAAATCTCGCGTCCTGTCGAAGAAGCAGCATATCGACAGGTGTTAA
- a CDS encoding ABC transporter substrate-binding protein → MRKFSFVFLLTLLLALMGTTVLSQDMMYNESPMLAAQVEAGELPAVEERLPSNPTVVTPLNEVGQYGGAMRVGFVGDNPGWGGMWYVAGWENLVSWAPDFSGIVPNIAESWEISDDVREYTFHLREGMKWSDGEPFTADDIMFYIEDVLFNEELTIGGPTADWLPREGADEFTAEKIDDYTVKFTFANPYGTFLFTLAQWNGRHMTWFPKHWLSQYHADYNENVDELVAQEDGVENWVGLFNKMASGPTDDTNNYFNIIGRPLLFPWIPSTVLGGNTQMNMVRNPYYFKVDTEGNQLPYIDELVGVSYQDNEARTLAMINGDLDYVKDPGDNRILYFDAMDSGAPINISAAISDGGNTNSIQFNRNTEDPAIAEMFQDINFRIGMSYAINREEIIEIVHLGQGTPAQVAPLESSPLYNEQLATQYVEYDVDSANEYLDMVIPDRGDDGYRLSPDGEPMTLIFTVPNNLSYGSNWVQVAELLIGYWDAVGVRVQLNSIADDQFTEQYESNNIQITMYTGEGGAGLTGMLDPRYYVPGELFGLYGNGWYFWYVNSQEATQVEPPEEIQAIRRQFEEVGRQPSQEAQVEAMKEILQIAADNFWVIGISRPGPGFQPYNTRIGNQPSEWIAGWIEGVQKIKYPEQWYIIE, encoded by the coding sequence ATGAGAAAGTTTTCTTTTGTTTTCCTACTGACACTGTTACTTGCCCTGATGGGAACAACTGTCCTGTCACAGGATATGATGTATAACGAGTCGCCTATGTTGGCCGCACAGGTCGAAGCTGGCGAACTCCCCGCCGTTGAAGAACGTCTGCCGTCCAATCCCACTGTCGTCACGCCGCTTAATGAAGTTGGGCAATATGGTGGTGCGATGCGGGTTGGCTTTGTAGGGGATAACCCGGGTTGGGGCGGCATGTGGTATGTCGCAGGCTGGGAAAACCTGGTTTCCTGGGCGCCGGATTTCTCCGGTATTGTGCCGAACATCGCTGAAAGTTGGGAAATTAGTGACGATGTTCGCGAATATACCTTCCACCTGCGCGAAGGTATGAAGTGGTCCGATGGTGAACCCTTCACCGCAGACGACATCATGTTCTACATTGAAGATGTCCTTTTCAATGAAGAACTGACCATTGGCGGGCCTACTGCGGACTGGCTGCCGCGTGAAGGTGCGGATGAGTTCACCGCTGAAAAGATTGATGACTACACCGTGAAGTTCACCTTCGCGAACCCTTACGGCACTTTCCTGTTCACGCTGGCACAGTGGAACGGTCGCCATATGACCTGGTTCCCCAAGCACTGGCTCTCACAGTATCATGCAGATTATAACGAAAATGTGGATGAACTGGTCGCACAGGAAGATGGTGTTGAGAACTGGGTCGGCCTGTTTAACAAGATGGCTTCTGGCCCGACGGATGACACCAATAACTACTTTAACATCATTGGCCGTCCGCTCCTCTTCCCCTGGATTCCGAGCACTGTGCTGGGCGGCAACACCCAGATGAACATGGTTCGCAATCCGTACTACTTCAAGGTCGATACAGAGGGCAACCAACTGCCGTATATTGATGAACTCGTCGGTGTTTCTTACCAGGATAACGAAGCACGTACCCTGGCGATGATCAATGGCGACCTCGATTACGTCAAGGACCCCGGTGATAATCGTATTCTCTACTTCGACGCCATGGATAGCGGCGCACCGATTAACATCAGTGCTGCCATCTCCGATGGTGGTAACACCAACTCGATTCAATTCAATCGTAATACAGAAGACCCGGCGATTGCTGAGATGTTCCAGGACATCAACTTCCGCATTGGTATGTCTTACGCCATCAACCGAGAAGAAATTATAGAAATTGTGCATCTCGGCCAGGGCACGCCGGCCCAGGTTGCCCCGCTAGAAAGTTCCCCGCTTTACAACGAACAGCTTGCGACACAATACGTCGAATATGATGTCGACAGCGCAAATGAATACCTGGATATGGTCATTCCAGACCGTGGTGATGATGGGTATCGCCTCAGCCCGGATGGTGAGCCGATGACGCTCATCTTCACCGTGCCGAATAACCTGTCTTATGGCTCGAACTGGGTACAGGTCGCGGAACTGCTCATTGGTTACTGGGATGCTGTTGGCGTTCGCGTTCAGTTGAACTCCATCGCTGATGACCAGTTCACAGAGCAGTACGAATCCAACAATATCCAGATCACCATGTATACGGGTGAAGGTGGCGCAGGCCTGACGGGTATGCTCGACCCACGTTACTACGTCCCCGGCGAATTGTTCGGCCTGTATGGTAACGGCTGGTACTTCTGGTATGTGAATTCCCAGGAAGCAACCCAGGTGGAACCCCCTGAAGAAATTCAGGCGATCCGTCGCCAGTTCGAAGAAGTTGGCCGTCAGCCCAGCCAGGAAGCACAGGTTGAGGCCATGAAAGAGATCCTCCAGATTGCCGCAGATAACTTCTGGGTCATTGGTATCTCTCGTCCTGGTCCTGGCTTCCAGCCATATAACACGCGCATCGGCAACCAGCCATCAGAATGGATTGCTGGCTGGATCGAAGGCGTACAGAAGATTAAGTACCCAGAACAATGGTACATCATCGAATAA
- a CDS encoding ABC transporter permease: MLLTVWVISIISFVLIQLPPGDYVTNLVSEMMAQGADKISPEVVSALREQYGLNDPVYVQYFKWIRNIVLEGDFGYSLTFKRDAVEIIMERLPMTFILTSASVIFIWAVALPVGIFSAVKQYSIADYVATFVGFIGLAVPNFLFALILMYLSYKYGGKALIGLFSEQYANAPWSWDKFLDLLNHLWIPVIIIGTAGTAGLIRTMRANLLDELNRPYVDAARAKGLPETRLIWKYPVRYALNPFVSTIGWVLPQLVAGEVIVSIVLNLPTSGPVLFNALMDQDMFVAAGFILVLSALTVVGTFISDVLLAVLDPRIRLA; the protein is encoded by the coding sequence ATGTTGCTGACAGTGTGGGTCATTTCGATTATTTCGTTTGTGCTGATTCAACTGCCCCCTGGCGACTATGTGACCAATCTCGTCTCTGAAATGATGGCGCAGGGAGCGGATAAAATCTCGCCAGAAGTTGTTAGCGCTTTGCGAGAGCAGTACGGCTTAAATGACCCTGTTTACGTTCAATATTTTAAATGGATTCGCAATATCGTCCTGGAAGGCGACTTTGGCTATTCGCTGACATTTAAGCGAGATGCCGTAGAAATTATTATGGAGCGCCTCCCGATGACGTTTATTCTGACAAGTGCATCTGTGATTTTTATATGGGCTGTGGCGCTGCCTGTGGGTATCTTCTCAGCTGTCAAACAATATTCCATCGCAGACTATGTCGCCACGTTTGTTGGTTTCATCGGCCTCGCTGTGCCGAACTTCTTATTTGCGTTGATCTTGATGTACCTCAGTTATAAATATGGTGGCAAAGCCTTAATTGGCCTCTTTTCTGAGCAGTATGCAAATGCCCCCTGGAGCTGGGATAAGTTCCTGGATTTGCTCAATCACCTCTGGATACCTGTCATCATCATTGGTACCGCGGGTACGGCTGGCCTCATCCGGACGATGCGTGCCAATTTGCTGGATGAGTTGAACCGCCCTTATGTGGATGCCGCCCGCGCCAAAGGCCTACCGGAGACGCGCCTCATCTGGAAGTACCCGGTTCGTTATGCCCTGAACCCCTTCGTCAGCACGATTGGTTGGGTGCTGCCGCAGCTCGTCGCGGGGGAGGTGATCGTATCCATTGTATTGAACTTGCCAACTTCTGGCCCGGTGCTCTTTAACGCGCTGATGGACCAGGATATGTTCGTTGCAGCCGGGTTTATCCTCGTGCTGAGTGCATTAACCGTCGTGGGTACCTTCATTTCCGACGTTTTGTTGGCTGTGCTTGATCCCAGAATTCGATTAGCGTAA
- a CDS encoding ABC transporter permease, with the protein MQSVTQPENMENAVNPVPERGPYPQEELSIEVASQWQLMWWAFRKHHMAVIGGIVVLIFYFVAIFADFFAPQSPTTYLADYVYAPPQTIYLFKDGQFAPHVNGYTFERDPVSFKKMWAVDEETTIPIGLFVRGETYKLWGVFESNIHLIGPTEPGQPFYIFGADNTGRDVFSRTIFSSRISLSISLVGVVLSMFIGIVLGGISGLMGGLVDNLIQRLIEIALSIPMLPVIIAVAALLPVSWGILKIYFVITLLLALTGWAGLARVVRSKFLALREEDFVLAAKLDGSPPRRLILRHMLPSFYSHLIASLTLALPGMILGETALSFLGVGLRPPVVSWGVQLQEAQKINVIASYPWLLIPAFFVIVIVLAFSFLGDGLRDAADPY; encoded by the coding sequence ATGCAGTCTGTTACCCAGCCAGAAAATATGGAAAACGCCGTGAATCCGGTGCCAGAGCGAGGCCCATACCCCCAAGAAGAACTCTCGATTGAGGTTGCTTCTCAATGGCAGTTGATGTGGTGGGCTTTCCGCAAGCATCATATGGCTGTCATTGGCGGCATTGTGGTACTCATTTTCTACTTTGTCGCTATCTTTGCGGATTTCTTCGCGCCGCAGTCGCCAACGACCTATCTGGCGGATTACGTCTATGCCCCACCCCAGACGATCTATCTGTTTAAAGATGGGCAATTTGCGCCACATGTGAACGGCTATACCTTTGAACGTGACCCCGTTTCTTTCAAAAAAATGTGGGCAGTCGATGAAGAGACGACGATCCCGATTGGGCTTTTTGTCAGGGGCGAGACTTATAAACTCTGGGGCGTGTTTGAGTCGAACATTCACCTGATTGGCCCCACAGAACCCGGCCAGCCGTTTTATATCTTTGGCGCGGATAACACCGGGCGTGACGTCTTCAGCCGGACGATTTTCAGCAGCCGTATTTCGCTCAGTATCAGCCTTGTGGGCGTGGTGCTGAGTATGTTTATCGGCATCGTTCTGGGGGGTATCTCCGGGTTGATGGGTGGCCTTGTCGATAACCTCATCCAGCGCCTGATCGAAATTGCGCTGTCGATCCCGATGCTGCCAGTCATCATCGCTGTGGCGGCCCTGCTGCCTGTCTCCTGGGGCATCCTCAAGATTTACTTCGTCATTACGCTGCTGCTGGCCTTGACGGGATGGGCAGGGTTGGCCCGTGTTGTCCGCAGTAAATTCCTGGCCTTACGAGAAGAAGATTTTGTGCTGGCTGCCAAGCTTGATGGTTCACCACCGCGCCGCCTGATCTTGCGCCATATGCTGCCTTCGTTTTACAGCCATCTGATTGCATCCCTGACGCTGGCGCTGCCCGGCATGATTTTGGGCGAAACAGCGCTCAGCTTCCTGGGTGTGGGCCTGCGCCCGCCTGTCGTCAGTTGGGGTGTACAGCTCCAGGAAGCGCAGAAGATCAACGTCATTGCCTCTTATCCCTGGTTATTGATCCCGGCATTCTTCGTCATCGTGATTGTGCTGGCTTTCAGCTTCCTGGGTGATGGCCTGCGCGATGCCGCTGATCCCTACTAA
- a CDS encoding ABC transporter ATP-binding protein, with the protein MAEKLLEVKDLKIHFFTDEGVVKAVDGVDINLERGKTLCLVGESGCGKSVTSRAFLKIIHKPGQIVSGEMLYHRPLPNGGYQTVDIAQMDPKGEEIRKIRGKEISMIFQEPMSSLSVLHTVGNQITETILLHEDVSKKEARDRAIELLRLVEIPKPERLIDEYPFRLSGGMRQRVMIAMALSCNPTLLIADEPTTALDVTTQAQILALMKSLQEQYGMALLFITHDLGVVAEIADDVAVMYLGRIIEHTDVDTVFHNPKHPYTQALLESIPKIAVETNDLNPIKGMVPSPFRRPSGCTFHPRCRARFGPCDTVVPSVTHLDENHQVRCLLYENEYARDKVAEIEVESTHG; encoded by the coding sequence ATGGCGGAAAAATTACTCGAAGTTAAAGATTTAAAAATTCACTTTTTTACGGATGAAGGCGTTGTTAAAGCCGTCGATGGTGTGGATATCAACCTGGAGCGCGGTAAGACGCTTTGCCTCGTTGGCGAAAGTGGTTGTGGCAAGAGCGTGACCAGCCGCGCCTTTCTGAAGATTATCCATAAACCGGGCCAGATCGTCAGCGGTGAGATGCTGTATCATCGCCCGCTGCCCAATGGCGGTTATCAAACTGTCGATATTGCCCAGATGGACCCTAAAGGCGAGGAAATCCGCAAGATACGCGGCAAAGAGATTTCTATGATCTTCCAGGAGCCGATGTCCAGCCTCAGCGTGCTGCACACGGTCGGCAACCAGATTACGGAGACGATCTTACTGCACGAAGATGTTTCCAAAAAAGAAGCGCGTGACCGGGCGATTGAACTGCTGCGGCTGGTGGAAATCCCCAAGCCGGAGCGCCTCATTGATGAGTATCCTTTCCGGCTCAGTGGTGGGATGCGGCAGCGCGTCATGATTGCGATGGCGCTCTCCTGCAACCCGACCCTGCTCATCGCGGATGAACCAACCACAGCCCTGGATGTGACCACACAGGCGCAAATCCTCGCGCTGATGAAGTCTCTGCAAGAACAATATGGCATGGCGTTGCTCTTCATCACGCATGATTTAGGCGTCGTGGCAGAAATTGCCGATGATGTGGCCGTTATGTACCTGGGGCGCATCATAGAACATACTGATGTCGATACCGTGTTCCATAATCCCAAGCACCCCTATACACAGGCTTTGTTGGAATCTATCCCTAAGATTGCCGTAGAAACGAACGATCTGAATCCCATCAAAGGTATGGTGCCCAGCCCCTTCCGGCGGCCATCCGGGTGCACATTCCACCCGCGCTGTCGGGCGCGCTTCGGCCCATGTGATACGGTGGTGCCTTCCGTGACGCACCTTGACGAGAATCACCAGGTGCGATGCCTCTTATATGAAAACGAATATGCCAGAGATAAAGTCGCTGAGATAGAAGTGGAGAGCACCCATGGTTAA
- a CDS encoding ABC transporter ATP-binding protein: protein MEDERNILEVRNLKMHFPLRTGFFSKPTAFVKAVDDVSFDVIEGETLGLVGESGCGKTTIGRCIVRAYDVTAGQMRYQHHDGTVSNLATLSGPELRPLRKDIRLIFQDPYSSLNPRMTVFENISEALRVSGAARKEIKDRVAYLLQRVGLRPEYMSRYPHAFSGGERQRIVIARALITNPRLIVADEAVSALDVSVRAQILNLLKELQEEFQLTYLFISHDLSVIRHICDRVNVMYVGKLVETASIGELFRKPKHPYTEALLSAVPITDPRERGKRNRIHLRGEVADPSNPPSGCYFHPRCQYAEDRCITQEPLVRPVGSTTNPHRAACHFAEELDLRGVIIDEPT from the coding sequence ATGGAGGATGAACGCAATATCCTTGAGGTGCGCAACCTGAAGATGCATTTCCCCTTGCGGACGGGCTTCTTTTCCAAGCCGACAGCTTTTGTGAAAGCCGTTGATGACGTCAGCTTTGATGTGATCGAAGGCGAGACGCTCGGCTTGGTTGGCGAAAGTGGCTGTGGTAAGACCACAATCGGGCGGTGTATCGTGCGCGCTTATGATGTGACTGCCGGGCAGATGCGTTATCAGCATCACGATGGCACCGTCAGCAATCTGGCGACCCTGAGCGGCCCCGAACTGCGGCCTTTGCGCAAGGACATTCGCCTCATCTTCCAGGACCCTTATTCCTCGCTGAACCCACGTATGACGGTCTTTGAAAATATTAGCGAGGCCCTGCGCGTTAGTGGGGCAGCTCGGAAGGAGATTAAAGACCGCGTGGCATATCTCTTGCAACGAGTTGGCTTGCGCCCGGAGTATATGTCGCGTTATCCACATGCTTTCAGCGGTGGTGAGCGTCAGCGTATCGTGATTGCGCGCGCCCTCATCACCAATCCGCGCCTGATTGTGGCCGATGAAGCTGTCTCTGCATTGGATGTCTCCGTCCGTGCCCAGATTTTGAACTTGTTGAAGGAGCTCCAGGAAGAGTTCCAATTAACGTATCTGTTCATCTCGCATGACCTGAGCGTGATACGTCATATTTGTGATCGCGTTAATGTGATGTATGTGGGTAAGCTTGTGGAAACAGCTTCCATCGGTGAATTGTTCCGTAAGCCGAAGCATCCTTACACAGAGGCGTTGCTCTCCGCAGTGCCCATTACGGACCCGCGCGAACGTGGTAAGCGTAATCGCATTCATTTGCGTGGCGAAGTCGCTGATCCTTCCAACCCGCCGAGTGGCTGTTACTTCCACCCGCGTTGCCAGTATGCAGAAGACCGCTGTATCACCCAGGAGCCGTTGGTGCGGCCTGTGGGCAGCACAACAAATCCACATCGTGCAGCTTGCCACTTCGCAGAAGAGCTAGACTTGCGCGGTGTGATCATCGATGAGCCGACTTGA